The genomic region AGGATGGGTAGAGCGTAGCGAAACCCATCGACTGCCACCATCCAATGATGGGTTTCGCAAGTGCTCTACCCATCCCACGGGCTGCACTAGAAATTCCGGAGCCGACAATCAATAGCGGCCGCCGCTGCCCTTTTGCTGCGTGATCCAGTCCGACAATGATTTGGGTTTCGATTTCGCGGTCCGGCCCAATGACGCCTTCGGATTGTCGCGGACGCCTTTCGCCGGACGGGTGCGCGGCGCTTCCCTTGCGTGGACGCCCTTCAAGGCAGCCGCTGATGCCTCTGCGGCTTCCTTCTCGAGGCGCAACTGTTTCAATCGCGCCATCTTGATGCGCTCTGCCTCGACTTCGGGTCGCTCGGCGAGCTGCGGCTTGTGCTCAGCAAACTCCGCCGTGACGACGACCCCGAGAATGGTCGTCTCGCCGAGCGCCTTGCAGGCCTCTAACCGATGCAGTCCCTCGACCAGAACCAGACGGTCTCCGTCGCGCCGAACGGAAATGGGGGCCTGTTGTCCGATGTCCAGAATACTTTCCGCGATCTCCGCGACGGTCTCGGGCTTGATAGCTTTCCTCTGCTTCGTGGGAACGAAGATCTTCTCGATCGGGAAGCTTTCCGGTTTGGGCATAACTTTACTCCGCTTCTACCGGGCCCGTCGGAACCCATGCCGGTGGGGGAGGGAGTTTAGGGGGAAGGGGGCGGCCGCAAAGGCAATTTGGCGAGCCGCGTCACCTTAACCGCGGGCGGCTCCTATCGCGCAGATCTGTTCGCCTACGCAGCATGTTCGGTGGATCGCGTGACATCGCCGTGCCCTGCGAGAAGGCCCGCGATCGAGATATCTTCGTCCAGCGCTTCCCAATGCAGGCCGACGCGGCTGAGTTCGACTTGCTCGCGTTCGGCAGGCTTTGCGTGCATCAGGCGCGGAAACCAGGCTAGCGGAACACCGAGCGTCCGGCCGTCCGACAGTTCGACCCACATCGTGTGTTCGTCGAAGCGAACGCTAGTTGCCGAAATGGTCATGCCAAGCCTTCAGGAGTAGATCGCGGTTGTCTTCGACGACGTGCAAGATATTCGAAAGTTCCCGCGGATTAAAGCCGTAACTGTCCGCAATCGAGATGGCAGGTTCCAGCCAGATCTTGGCGTCCTTGCCGCCGCCTTTGACATGAATGTGGGGCGGCTCGGGCGGCTGACCGCGAACGCGCCGGAAAGCTCAGATGCCGATTTTTCCTTCGCCAGGTTCGCGGCTGACGTCGACCACGACCTCGCGGACACCTTCGGCAACCTGGTTCAGCGCGTTCTAAGTTTCGTCGCCGCGCGCTACGACGGCGTTGTGCCAGACGGGCCGATCGATCCCGGCCTGCCGGAGCAGTTGTCCGGCTTGCTAGATCATTTGCGGGATCGTCACAACGCTCTGGCGTTGCGCGGAACGGCCGACGCTGTGCGGGCGATCTGGAAGGCGGCCAATGTCCATCTGGTCGAGAAGGCGCCGTGGACGCTCATCAAGACAAATCCAAGTAGCGCGGCCGGCGTGGTCCGGACCGCCGTGAACCTGATCGGCATCTGTGCCCGGGCAGCGTGGCCGATCATTCCAGAGGCGGCGGAGAGGGTGCTTACGGCAATTGGCGACCTCGACGAAGTGCCGGCCTTCCCCTCGGCGGAGTATCTGGACCGAATACCGGCCGGACGCCGGATCGAACATCCGGGACCACTATTCGCAAAACTTGGGTCAGAATGGGCTGAGACACAGAGCCAGAGGTTCACCGGATCGCGGGAAGTTCATGGCGCTCCTTAGGGGGAATCGCCGTGATAATGGATGGCTGAGTTCGAACAGAGTGCCAGGATCTCGGCGGGCGGCTTTCCATCCTGCGCAGCATCATCGCTGCGACGGGCGCCTCGCAGTCCCGTTCCGTGATGCACATCGGATTGCAGCAGCGTGTTGGCAAAGCTCAAGATTCCGCCTATCAGCCACAGGCGAGGGATCGGAATGCCCGCCAGCTCATCTCGCCGACGCGATTGCGCCCGCCGTCGTACTTATTCCTGGCTTACACGGGCTCTTGCGCCACGACCGAGGCGAGCCAGGCGCAGTTCGGATCCGGGACCCTCACGCCGCGGGCTGCAGCATCTAGTCGAATGTTGCGCATGCGAACTCGCTGCTCCTCAGGAAGGTGCAGTCGCTCATGACCCCATAGACTCGGCCCGTCAAAGGTTTCGAAAGGCTGCCATGTCCCGGGGTCGATCACTTGCGCGCCCCAACCG from Bradyrhizobium sp. CB1015 harbors:
- a CDS encoding class I tRNA ligase family protein; translation: MRKFPRIKAVTVRNRDGRFQPDLGVLAAAFDMNVGRLGRLTANAPESSDADFSFARFAADVDHDLADTFGNLVQRVLSFVAARYDGVVPDGPIDPGLPEQLSGLLDHLRDRHNALALRGTADAVRAIWKAANVHLVEKAPWTLIKTNPSSAAGVVRTAVNLIGICARAAWPIIPEAAERVLTAIGDLDEVPAFPSAEYLDRIPAGRRIEHPGPLFAKLGSEWAETQSQRFTGSREVHGAP
- a CDS encoding ParB N-terminal domain-containing protein — translated: MPKPESFPIEKIFVPTKQRKAIKPETVAEIAESILDIGQQAPISVRRDGDRLVLVEGLHRLEACKALGETTILGVVVTAEFAEHKPQLAERPEVEAERIKMARLKQLRLEKEAAEASAAALKGVHAREAPRTRPAKGVRDNPKASLGRTAKSKPKSLSDWITQQKGSGGRY
- a CDS encoding DUF4160 domain-containing protein; protein product: MEPAISIADSYGFNPRELSNILHVVEDNRDLLLKAWHDHFGN
- a CDS encoding DUF2442 domain-containing protein is translated as MTISATSVRFDEHTMWVELSDGRTLGVPLAWFPRLMHAKPAEREQVELSRVGLHWEALDEDISIAGLLAGHGDVTRSTEHAA